One window of Romeriopsis navalis LEGE 11480 genomic DNA carries:
- the sixA gene encoding phosphohistidine phosphatase SixA, with the protein MPSFPIYIIRHGLAGQFGDYSDDAQRPLTNPGRLKTTQVAQRLKTLDVQLDHILTSPYQRAAQTAAILHQQYPQAQLETLPALQPGGNFTQLLDRLQHHDRRQSIAIVGHEPDLSHTAERLIWGEIRSRLILKKTGIIRLEAPITGDLLGHCELRWLIPAKVLLA; encoded by the coding sequence ATGCCCAGCTTCCCGATTTACATCATCCGCCACGGCCTCGCCGGACAATTCGGCGACTACAGCGACGATGCCCAACGCCCCCTCACCAACCCCGGACGACTCAAAACCACCCAAGTCGCCCAACGCCTCAAAACCCTTGACGTCCAACTTGATCACATCCTCACCAGCCCCTATCAACGCGCGGCCCAAACCGCCGCCATCCTCCACCAGCAATATCCCCAAGCCCAACTCGAAACACTGCCCGCCCTCCAGCCCGGCGGAAATTTCACCCAACTCCTCGATCGCCTCCAGCACCACGATCGCCGCCAAAGCATCGCGATCGTCGGCCACGAGCCCGACCTCAGCCACACCGCCGAACGCCTCATCTGGGGCGAGATCCGATCGCGCCTCATCCTCAAAAAAACCGGCATCATTCGCCTCGAAGCACCCATCACCGGCGACCTCCTCGGCCACTGCGAACTGCGCTGGCTCATTCCCGCCAAAGTCCTCTTAGCCTAG
- a CDS encoding class I SAM-dependent methyltransferase has product MFEIPTANLPQPHELLPNELTKLAFQTFQQGKSTFGFVHKLLANQAMKQFAPPRSESGANYREEETPKVTQALIDEVRGRLDAMAAVDWQDAEAGVYPASLLFDGAWDELVMNYPRVWLDMPKTWERASKKAFRDFDADVDTTGFPSYYTQNFHYQTGGYLSQESAEIYDLQVELLFNGGADPMRRRVLAPLKAGLSGAFGDVEPKQVQVLDVACGTGRTLKMLRGMLPQASLHGVDLSPTYLRKANQLLSRAAGMLPQLVQGQGEALPYRENYFHGVTCVFLFHELPGPVRQQVIDEAFRVVRPGGTFVLCDSIQLDDSPLLSPMMEGFARTFHEPFYRDYVRDDLAARFARAGFEVVETQMHYMSKYLVGRKPVGA; this is encoded by the coding sequence ATGTTTGAGATCCCGACTGCAAATTTGCCACAGCCGCATGAGTTACTGCCGAATGAGTTGACGAAGTTGGCGTTTCAGACTTTTCAGCAGGGTAAAAGTACGTTTGGGTTTGTGCATAAGCTGTTGGCGAATCAGGCGATGAAGCAGTTTGCGCCGCCGCGATCGGAGTCGGGGGCGAATTACCGGGAGGAGGAGACGCCGAAGGTAACGCAGGCGTTGATTGATGAGGTGCGGGGCCGGTTGGATGCGATGGCGGCGGTGGATTGGCAGGATGCGGAGGCGGGGGTGTATCCGGCGAGTTTGCTGTTTGATGGGGCGTGGGATGAGCTGGTGATGAATTATCCACGGGTGTGGCTGGATATGCCGAAGACCTGGGAGCGGGCTAGCAAGAAGGCGTTTCGGGATTTTGATGCGGATGTGGATACAACCGGCTTCCCGTCGTACTATACCCAGAATTTTCACTACCAGACGGGGGGCTATCTGAGTCAGGAGTCGGCGGAGATTTATGATTTGCAGGTGGAGCTGCTGTTTAATGGCGGGGCGGACCCGATGCGGCGGCGGGTGCTGGCACCGTTGAAGGCGGGGTTGAGCGGAGCGTTTGGGGATGTGGAGCCGAAGCAGGTGCAGGTGTTGGATGTGGCTTGTGGTACGGGCCGGACGCTGAAGATGCTGCGGGGGATGTTGCCGCAGGCGTCGCTGCATGGGGTGGATTTGTCGCCGACTTATTTGCGTAAAGCGAATCAGCTATTGTCGCGGGCGGCGGGGATGTTGCCGCAGTTGGTGCAGGGGCAGGGTGAGGCGTTGCCTTATCGGGAGAATTATTTTCATGGGGTGACTTGTGTGTTTTTGTTCCATGAGTTGCCGGGGCCGGTGCGGCAGCAGGTGATTGATGAGGCGTTCCGGGTGGTGCGGCCGGGGGGGACGTTTGTGCTGTGTGATTCGATTCAGTTGGATGATTCGCCGCTGTTGTCGCCGATGATGGAGGGGTTTGCGCGGACGTTCCATGAGCCGTTTTATCGGGATTATGTGCGGGATGATTTGGCGGCGCGGTTTGCGCGTGCGGGGTTTGAGGTGGTGGAGACGCAGATGCACTATATGAGTAAGTATCTGGTGGGTCGGAAGCCTGTGGGGGCTTAG